Genomic window (Chondrocystis sp. NIES-4102):
TGAGATTGGGGTGACTAGTTAGCATTTTGATATGATAAGTAATGTAAATATTTATTAAATTTGAATAGATGAACTTTAAAAACCTATTACTCAGTATCTTATCTGTCCTGATATTAAGTATAAATGTTCTAATAGTACCTCAAGCGATCGCTAGTGATTTAATTTCCCACGCTCCTGTTGAGGCGCAAGCATATATTATTGAACCTACGGATGGTGCTATTGTACCTGAAACATTTACTGTTAAGTTTGGTTTATCAGGTATGGATCTTGTGCCTGCGGGCATCGAGCAAGAAAATTCGGGGCATCATCATCTATTAATCGATCAATCTCAATTACCCGATCTAACTAGTTCTTTACCTTCAACTGAGCAAATCCGCCACTTTGGGAAAGCACAAACTGAAACAGAACTTACTCTACCGAAAGGAGAACATACATTACAGTTAGTTTTAGGTAACTATTTACATATTCCCCACGACAACCCTGTTATTAGCGATCGCATTACTATCACAGTAAAATAATTATTAATGAGCTTTTTAACTACATTTAAAACTTCTAGTATAATACTTTTATCTACTTTCTTAGCAGCACCTGTAATTGCTCATAACGTCGAGATATCCAACGATGTAGCAGCAACATTTCATATTACACCTAATCATAATCCTCAAGCAGGTAAATCAACTCAAGCTTGGTTTGCTCTAACTCGTCGCGGAGGTGCAAGTATTCCTTTATCGGAATGTAATTGTGCTTTAAAAGTGTATGCTGTTCCTCGTAGCCAAACAGCGCAGCCAGTTTTAAACCCTCCACTAAAAGCAATCAACGTTGAAAAATATCGAGAAATACCAGGGGCAGATATTGTTTTTCCGCAACCAGGAGCTTATGAATTAGAAATAACTGGTACAGCTAAGGATAATAGTTCTTTTTCCCCCTTCAAGTTAACCTATAGCGTTAATGTAGGACGTTAAAGAAATAAAGATTTGCCCCTAACCAAGTTTGACATTGCGTCTTTAGACAAGGGAGTTAATTCTTTAGATAATAGAAGAGCCAATATTTAATAAGAATTGAATTATTAATGTTTATATCTTTTAATAAAAAACCTATTTTCATAGCTACAGCTATCAGCTTGATTTTTGGTGGCTCGGCTCACGCTCAATCTAATATGCAGCAAGTGACAATTAATTTTGCAGGTTGGATAGGAGATCAAGAATTTGCCTGTGGGGAAAACTATGAAAAAGTTGGCACTTCTGAATCTAAATTAACTCCTGCCGACTTTCGCTTTTATGTATCCGATTTGGCTTTGGTAGATAAAGAGGGTAATGCGGTTGCTATTGAGTTGGAACAAGATAACAAATGGCAATATCAAAATGTTGCTCTAATTGACTTTGAAGATGGAAGTGGAGCTTGTGATAATGGTACAACAGAAACTAGAACTATAGTAGTGGGAACTGTGCCTGAAGGTGATTATCAAGATTTACAGTTTACTTTGGGAGTACCAAAAGAGCTTAATCATAAAGATGCAGCTATTGCACCCTCACCTTTAAATCTGACTTCTTTATGGTGGAATTGGCAGGGGGGTTATAAGTTTTTACGCGCAGATCTTAAAACAGAGCAACCAATTAGTAATGCTGGTGTAGTAACTAACAGTCAGTCTACCCATAGTCAGGGAGATAGTGGCAATGTGCAGATTAATCAGCAAACTAATACTACTAGTAATCAAGGTGGTAGCCACTCTACTAGTCAAACAAGTACACAAACAAGTATTTTTAAAAACGGACAAGGAACTCATTCTCAAACTAGTACTGTTGAAACTACGCATCAAACTTATAATAATACATATATAATTCACATTGGCAGTACTGGGTGTCAAGATTCGGCTCGTAGCGATTTATTTGACTGTGCTAACCCTAACCGCGCCAAAATTATTTTAGAAGATTTTAATGTGGAAAAGGATGTAGTCGTGGCGGATTTAGCTGAACTTTTATCTCAAACAGATTTAAATAGTAATCAAGTTAATACCCCGACTGGTTGTATGTCTTCCCCAGATGATGATGATTGCCAGAGTATTATAGAGAATTTGGGGTTGTCTAAAGAAGCTGGAACTTCTAGCGAACAAACATTATTCTGGGTAGAGTAGTTTTGTCCTGAACTGATGGGGGATAGACGAGGCATTTTAATATTTTTAGCTATTAGCTGATAAAAATTTTTAATATTTTATGGATAATCAACGGATTACCAGGCGTTTGAGTTCTTTATTTAGCCTGGGCATTATTTTTTTGCTGTCAATTTATCTTTCAATTAACTTGAGTAAAGTTATGGCGATGGACAGTAATTTAACTATTGCACCCCAGTATCAATGGAATTTGCCTGAGTGGACACCTAAACCAGTTATTCCCGAAGATAATCCGATGACGGCGGCAAAAGTAGAGCTTGGTAGATACTTGTTTTATGAAACAGGGTTATCAATTACAGGTAAAGATTCTTGTGCATCTTGCCATAAACAGGCTTTGGCTTTTACTGATGGTAAACAGCTAGCGATCGGTACAACTGAGGAAAAACATCCTCGTAATTCTATGAGTTTAGCCAATATCGCCTATAATCCTGTGCTAACTTGGGCAAACCCACTGCTGACTGAGTTGGAAAGCCAGGCATTGATACCTATGTTTGGCGAACATCCAATTGAAATGGGGATGGTAGGTAAGGAACAACAAATTATTGATTGGTTGCAAGATAATCCGCAATATCGTCAAATGTTCGAGCAAGCTTTTAAGGGTGAAAAAAATCCTATAACTATTGATAATTTAACTAAGGCTGTAGCTAGTTTTGAAAGAAGTCTTGTATCTTTTAATTCCCCTTATGATCGTTACCGCTATTTAGGGGAGGAAAATGCTATTTCTAATGCAGCTAAACGCGGGGAAAAACTGTTTAATAGTGAAGAGTTAGAATGTTTTCATTGTCATGGCGGTATTAATTTTAGTGATTCAGTCAAACACGAAAATCTGGCATTTAGCGAAATAGCGTTTCATAACACTGGTTTATATAATATCGACGCTGAGGGTAGTTACCCACCAGATAATATAGGAATCAAGGAAATTACGACAGAAGATAAGGATATGGGACGTTTCAAAGCTCCAACTTTAAGAAATATTGCTTTAACTGCGCCTTATATGCACGATGGTAGTATTGCTACTTTAAAAGAGGCGATCGCTCATTATCAAGCAGGAGGGAGAACTATTAGTAAGGGGCAATGGGCAGGAATTGGGAGTAATAACCCTTATAAAAGTGGTTTTATCCAAGGTTTTGAGATTACAGAGTCTCAAATTAATGATTTAATTGAATTTTTGCAAAGTTTAACAGACGAAGAATTTATTACTAATCCTGCTTATAGTGATCCTCATAGCTCTAGCTTGCCTTAAATAAACAAGACATTGAAAATCAGGTACTTAGATCAATTCTCGACTAGGACGAGAGACTTCGTATAACAATAGGAGTCTGGAGTCTGGAGTTAGGTAGTAGGAGAGGGGAGAGGGGAGAGGGGAGTCTGGAGTCTGGAGTCTGGAGCGGTGCATCGCGATCTTCCGTGAGACGGCAAACAAAGATCTTGTTGGTTTCCATGTCTTGAGCGAACGCACCAAGAAGTCAGGAGAGAAGGGCATTTAAGAACAGTGAATGCAATCATCTAAAAGTTTTAATCTCTTCAACTACTTTTAAGAATTGGTATTAGATCTATTGATCAAGCGATCGAAATCATCAATTAGGTAATCTGCATAGGTAATAATTTTAAAATACAGTCATTAGAAAATTTAAAATTAAATTTATTATTTTCTATTTATTTTAGATATTTAAAAACAAGCTTTTATGATGTTATTACTTAAAATATTACCAAAGTTTTTGATTGAAACCACTAATAATTATCAGTTAGATCAAGCTCGTAAAAGACATCAGAATTTACCAAAAACACAACATGATAAATTCCGTTTATTAGCAGAGCATGATTATCAGGAGGCTTGTATAATTGCCCAAGAAAGATATAGTGATTTAGCAAAAATGTTAAGAGCAGTTGTTAGAGAACATTATGTTTCGGGTGAACAAAATAAAATTAATACTATTATTATTTGTTTGATTGATATTCTGGCAAGTAAAGCTAGCATTTTTCCCGATATGGAATATGAAAATGTCTGGTATATCGACCATTATGATTTAATAGAATTGGCAAGAAATATGGGAGTGGGAGATGAAACTTTACCCCATTGGCAAGAAGAATTAAATCTTTATAATCGTTATTTAGAAATCTCTTCATCAGATTTAGTTCAAATTTTATTAGATCTTTCAGAAGAAGCCTTGATTGATCCTTATCAGTTTGGTGCTGATATTGACCAATGGTTTAGATATATTGCCAGAGAAACTTTAAAATCTCGTAGACGTTTATTTCGCTATCGTCAAAAGCAAAGTGAGTCTTATTATATTTCCATCAGAAACCTTGGTATAAGAGACTGGGAAAATAATTAATTTTAATCAAATCAAAGGAGTGCGATTTAGATGTTGATCTTCCCAAGAAGTAGGATCTTCAATAGGTTCTAAATGAGTGAAGACATTAGTTTCTGGTAGCGATCGCATAATTGCTAATTCTATCTCTTCACATAGTGCATGACCTCGTTGGACAGACCATTCTCCTGGTACTAAAACGTGAAAATAGACAAATCGACGCGATCCTGCAACCCTTGTTCTTACAGCATGGAATTGGATACCTTGAACATCATAGCTATTTAAAATGTCTTGGACAAGACGCTGGTCTGCTAGAGGCATTGAAGCATCTAATAATGCAGAACCACTTTCTCGCAAAAGTTTTACCCCCGTCCAAATAATATTGGCAGCAACCAAAAAGGCGATCAAAGGATCAAGAATTACCCAGCCTGTAAGAGATACTAAAATTAAACCTGCAACTACACCCACCGAAGTCCAAACATCTGTTAGCAAGTGGTGTGCATCAGCTTTTAAAGTAATTGAACGTAGTCTTTTACTGGCTTGCAACATTAATAATGCTAGTCCACCGTTAACTGCGGTTGCCACTAAGGATAAACCTAATCCTATACTTACTTGTTCTAAGGGTTGAGGATTAAGCAAGCGTTGCCATGCGGTTACAGCAATACTTACTGCTGCAACTAGAATCAATGCACCTTCTACACCGCTAGAAAAGTATTCTGCTTTAGAATGCCCAAAAGCGTGTTCGTCATCGGCAGGTTTGGCAGCATAGGTTATCGCCCACGTAGCAACCAAGGCAGCAACTAAATTTACAACCGATTCTGCTGCATCGGAAAGTAAGCCTACAGACCCTGTTAAGAAATAAGCACCAACTTTGAGAACAATAGTAAATACTGCTGCTGCTATGGAAAGAAAAGCATAAAAACGGGCTGATTTGTTTTTCATCCTTTGATAAAAATATTCAAAATCTATCTTTATTAGTTTAGAGATATTTTGATTTGGAATATATAGATTTATTTTTGTTAAACTCCTGGCAAAATTACTATTCTTTAAATTGATTAATAAATAGGCTTTTCTAGATTAATATTTGCTGAAAGCTGAAGTAAACATTACTTTACTTTAATGTTACTTCTATTTACTAATGGCAATAGCAATTTATCGAATAGAAGGCAAATATCTATAACTTAATTATTTACTTTACTTTTCGATGGTTGGTTTATTTTGCTAAGTTCTCTTTGTCTGCGACGCGCTTGTTGGCGTGCTTTTTTAGCTGGAGTTAATTGTTCATAACAGTAGGGACAAGAAATATGTGGTTCATATTGCGGTGATTGTCTTTCAGATGGCGAAACAGGGTGTCCACAAGCATAACAAAGTTGATAACTACCAGATTTCAATCCTTCTTTTACTGCAACTCGTTCATCAAAAACAAAACATTCTCCTTCCCACATACTCGCTTCGGGAGAAACCTTTTCTAAATACTTGAGGATTCCACCTTTTAGATGATATACCTCTTTAAATCCTTGGGAAAGTAAGTAAGAAGAAGCTTTTTCGCAGCGAATTCCCCCTGTACAAAACATTGCTACTTTAGGATGTTGATTAGGATCAAGATTATGGGCTACATATTCGGGAAATTCTCGAAAAGATTCGGTTTTTGGGTTTTTAGCCCCCTGAAAACTACCAATTTCTACCTCATAATCATTTCTAGTGTCAATTAAAACAACTTCAGGATCGCTAATTACTTGATTCCAATGCTCAGGATCTACATAAGTGCCTACCTGTTGTGTGGGATTTACTTCGGGCATTCCTAAGGTAACAATTTCCTCTTTAATTTTGACTTTTAATCTGACGAAAGGTAACTTCTGAGATCTCGACTCTTTAACTTCTAAATCTCCCAACCCTGGAATAGTTTTTAAATGATTAACAACAGTTGCGATCGCCTGCTCACTCCCCGCAATTGTGCCATTAATCCCTTCTGAAGCTAAGATAATCGTTCCTTTTATAGCATGGAGACGACATAAACTTAAAATTTCGGCTCTTTTGGCTGCAAGTTCTGAGATAGAAACAAATTTATAAAAAGTAATAATAAGATAACTCATCAGACGACAAAAAATTAAAGATAATTATATTTCAGGAAACTGGTGATTTTGCACCTCTTGAGTAAATTCTTGCACAGCCTCAGTAATCACCTGTCTGAGATTGACATAGGACTTGGCAAAGGGTGGTTTCTGGGGTGATAAACCTAATAAATCGGCTGTAACTAATACTTGACCATCACATTGATTACCAGCACCAATACCAATAGTTGGAATAGGAATTTTAGCAGTAATTATTGCAGCCAGGTCAGTAGGAATATGCTCTAAAATAATGGCAAATGCACCAGCTTGAGCAAGAGCGATCGCTTGATCAATAATTAGATTAGCTTGTTCAGGGGTTTTTCCCTGTTGCTTATACCCTAAAATCCGAAATGATTGGGGAGTTAGACCCACATGACCCATTACAGGTATTCCAATAGTAGTTAACTGAGCTACGGTTTCGATAATCTGTGGATGTCCCCCTTCTATCTTAATCGCTGCTGCTCCAGTTTCTTTAATTACTCTACCTGCTGTTTCCATTGCTTGAGCGACACTAATTTGATAACTCATGAAGGGGAGATCACAGACTACTAAGGCTCTTTTGACTCCTCGACAGACAGCCTGTGCATGGTGAATCATTGCCTCTAAAGTTACAGAAGTAGTGTTAGCGTAGCCCAACCCTACCATTGCTAAAGAATCTCCCACTAAAATGATATCTACTCCAGCCTGATCTAAGATCTGTGCCAGACTATAATCCCAAGCTGTTAGGGAAATAATTGCCCGCCCCATTTGTTTCCATTGAGTTAATTGCTGTATAGTTACTGCCATTGGTATTTAAGGCTGAATCTAATAATTTCCTATTGTAAAACTTGGAAGATCACAACCTTATTAGAACATGGCAAAACTAAAATTACAAAATTTACAAAAAAAATATCGTTCTGACGTAGTCCCTGTTAAGGATATTTCTTTAGAAGTTGGTGATGGTGAATTTTTAACCTTATTAGGGCCATCGGGATGTGGTAAATCGACTTTATTAAGACTAATTGCGGGTTTAGAGTCTCCCACTAAAGGCAAAATCCAAATTGGGGATCGGGATTTAAGCAAGGCAGCACCAGGCGATCGCAATATGGCAATGGTGTTTCAAAGTTACGCTCTTTATCCTCATATGAGTGCAGCCGAAAATATTGCTACTGCCCTAAAATTACGCAAAATGCCCCAGTCTGAAATTAAACGCCGAGTTAATGAGGTTGCCCATCAGCTAGAGTTAACTAGTTTACTTAATCGTAAGCCTGGGCAGATGTCTGGAGGTCAAAGGCAAAGGGTAGCCCTAGCTAGAGCTTTAGTTCGCGATCCTGAAGTATTTTTATTGGATGAACCTTTGAGTAATTTGGATGCCCTGCTTAGGGAACAAGTAAGAGCGCAATTGAAACAGTTGTTTAAAGAGCAAAATAAGCCTGTAGTTTACGTTACCCATGACCAAACTGAAGCAATGACTCTTTCTACCAAAGTCGCTGTGTTAAATCAAGGTTTGATTCAGCAATTAGATCCTCCTAGTAGAATTTATTCTCATCCTGCTAATCAATTTGTAGCTAGTTTTGTAGGTAGCCCACAAATGAATCTAATAACTCTTAAGTGTGAGGAGCATCAAGCCTTGTTAGGTAAGTATCCCATTGATTTACCTAGATTGCCTGAATTTCCCACCCAAATTACTTTTGGTATTCGCCCTGAAGATCTATTTTTGGCTAATAATAATTCAGAATATTCTATTATGGGTCATGTTTATTTAGTTGAGCAATTAGGGAAAGAAAACCTCGTTAGTGTCAAAATTAACCAGTCGGATATAACGCTTCGGGCTTTACTACCAAATGATTATCAATGGCAAGATAAAACCATTCCATTAGCGATCGCTCCAAATAAAATTCATTGGTTTGATTGTTTAACAGGAAATCGTTTAGGTTTAGATTCTGTCTCTTGGCGTTAATTAAAACTTTAATTGGGTTAAATATTACGCAAGCTCGACAAAAGCACAATTTGATAATGTTAAACCAAACTCAAACACACGTTAAATATAGCTTCTGCCATACCTAAGTTTAAATCGTTATAAATAGAAGTTGAAACATATATTAAATATTCTTTTCAAACCATGAATAATTTTACATGGACAGAATTATTAATACCTCATCCATATTATGCTTTTAGCAATTTAGGTAATGCCGATTTTGTCTCCTTAATTCATCCTGTGTTGGTGGTAGTATTTATTTACCCAATGATTGGTATAGTTAGTAACTTCGCCCTCAAAACTCGTCAGCGTCGCTTAGAAAGCCAAACAGGGAAAAGCAAAATTGCTGCTGGAGTCGGACAAGAACACGTTAAAATTGGACGTTGGTTAGCTTTTTGGGTAGTTATCTCATCCTTAATGGCGATCGCCTACTCAATCGTCTATAAAAGCTTTATTAAACAAAAACTCTGGTCAAAAAATAATCCCCAAGCAATTCTCATAATTTTATTGTTTATCGCTACTGTTGCCTCTTTAATCTTGCTTCTTCGAGCCAAACCGAAACTATGGCGAGGAGTGTTTGCAACTTTAACAGGGATGGGTTTAATTATTTTAGGACAACAAGAAGGAGTATGGAGACTATCAAAACAATGGTATTGGTCACATTACTACTACGGTATCGCGGTGTCATTATTGATGATTTTTTCCTTAGCAATCATAGATGATATATATCGCGATCGCACTAATACTTGGCGCAATGTTCACATCATTCTTAATTGTCTGGCATTATTACTATTTATAGGACAAGGAATTACA
Coding sequences:
- the panB gene encoding 3-methyl-2-oxobutanoate hydroxymethyltransferase: MAVTIQQLTQWKQMGRAIISLTAWDYSLAQILDQAGVDIILVGDSLAMVGLGYANTTSVTLEAMIHHAQAVCRGVKRALVVCDLPFMSYQISVAQAMETAGRVIKETGAAAIKIEGGHPQIIETVAQLTTIGIPVMGHVGLTPQSFRILGYKQQGKTPEQANLIIDQAIALAQAGAFAIILEHIPTDLAAIITAKIPIPTIGIGAGNQCDGQVLVTADLLGLSPQKPPFAKSYVNLRQVITEAVQEFTQEVQNHQFPEI
- a CDS encoding cation diffusion facilitator family transporter: MKNKSARFYAFLSIAAAVFTIVLKVGAYFLTGSVGLLSDAAESVVNLVAALVATWAITYAAKPADDEHAFGHSKAEYFSSGVEGALILVAAVSIAVTAWQRLLNPQPLEQVSIGLGLSLVATAVNGGLALLMLQASKRLRSITLKADAHHLLTDVWTSVGVVAGLILVSLTGWVILDPLIAFLVAANIIWTGVKLLRESGSALLDASMPLADQRLVQDILNSYDVQGIQFHAVRTRVAGSRRFVYFHVLVPGEWSVQRGHALCEEIELAIMRSLPETNVFTHLEPIEDPTSWEDQHLNRTPLI
- a CDS encoding rhodanese domain protein, coding for MSYLIITFYKFVSISELAAKRAEILSLCRLHAIKGTIILASEGINGTIAGSEQAIATVVNHLKTIPGLGDLEVKESRSQKLPFVRLKVKIKEEIVTLGMPEVNPTQQVGTYVDPEHWNQVISDPEVVLIDTRNDYEVEIGSFQGAKNPKTESFREFPEYVAHNLDPNQHPKVAMFCTGGIRCEKASSYLLSQGFKEVYHLKGGILKYLEKVSPEASMWEGECFVFDERVAVKEGLKSGSYQLCYACGHPVSPSERQSPQYEPHISCPYCYEQLTPAKKARQQARRRQRELSKINQPSKSKVNN
- a CDS encoding di-heme cytochrome c peroxidase; amino-acid sequence: MDNQRITRRLSSLFSLGIIFLLSIYLSINLSKVMAMDSNLTIAPQYQWNLPEWTPKPVIPEDNPMTAAKVELGRYLFYETGLSITGKDSCASCHKQALAFTDGKQLAIGTTEEKHPRNSMSLANIAYNPVLTWANPLLTELESQALIPMFGEHPIEMGMVGKEQQIIDWLQDNPQYRQMFEQAFKGEKNPITIDNLTKAVASFERSLVSFNSPYDRYRYLGEENAISNAAKRGEKLFNSEELECFHCHGGINFSDSVKHENLAFSEIAFHNTGLYNIDAEGSYPPDNIGIKEITTEDKDMGRFKAPTLRNIALTAPYMHDGSIATLKEAIAHYQAGGRTISKGQWAGIGSNNPYKSGFIQGFEITESQINDLIEFLQSLTDEEFITNPAYSDPHSSSLP
- a CDS encoding sugar ABC transporter ATP-binding protein: MAKLKLQNLQKKYRSDVVPVKDISLEVGDGEFLTLLGPSGCGKSTLLRLIAGLESPTKGKIQIGDRDLSKAAPGDRNMAMVFQSYALYPHMSAAENIATALKLRKMPQSEIKRRVNEVAHQLELTSLLNRKPGQMSGGQRQRVALARALVRDPEVFLLDEPLSNLDALLREQVRAQLKQLFKEQNKPVVYVTHDQTEAMTLSTKVAVLNQGLIQQLDPPSRIYSHPANQFVASFVGSPQMNLITLKCEEHQALLGKYPIDLPRLPEFPTQITFGIRPEDLFLANNNSEYSIMGHVYLVEQLGKENLVSVKINQSDITLRALLPNDYQWQDKTIPLAIAPNKIHWFDCLTGNRLGLDSVSWR